One window from the genome of Glycine soja cultivar W05 chromosome 12, ASM419377v2, whole genome shotgun sequence encodes:
- the LOC114379891 gene encoding uncharacterized protein LOC114379891 yields the protein MDLPVIDLSPSLSGEWDPLLCAEVSRSLRETGALLVKDPRCTVEDNDRFIDMMERYFSKPRDFKHRHERPHLHYQVGVTPEKVEVPRSLVDEEMQEKLKAMPKENQPNTPVGPDLKWRYFWRIGPRPSNTRFQELNAEPVIPEGFPEWKETMDSWGYKMIAAIEVVAEMAAIGFGLPKDAFTSLMKLGPHLLAPTGSDLQKYGQEGTIFAGYHYDLNFLTIHGRSRFPGLNIWLRNGQKVEVKVPIGCLLIQTGKQIEWLTGGDCIAGMHEVVATKRTLDAISLAQEQNRSLWRVSSTLFAHIASDAVLKPLGHFAESPLASKYPPMCAGEYVEQELSVINLKGKK from the exons ATGGATCTCCCCGTTATAGATCTTTCTCCCTCCCTCTCCGGCGAGTGGGACCCACTTCTCTGCGCCGAGGTCAGCCGCAGCCTCAGGGAAACCGGCGCGCTCCTCGTCAAGGACCCTCGCTGCACCGTCGAGGACAACGATCGCTTCATCGACATGATGGAGCGCTACTTCTCAAAACCCCGCGACTTCAAACACCGCCATGAGAGACCCCACTTGCATTACCAG GTTGGGGTTACACCAGAGAAAGTAGAAGTTCCAAGAAGCTTGGTTGATGAAGAAATGCAGGAGAAACTGAAAGCGATGCCAAAAGAAAACCAGCCAAACACTCCTGTTGGACCTGATCTCAAATGGAGATACTTTTGGAGGATCGGTCCTCGACCGTCAAATACTCGTTTTCAG GAACTTAATGCTGAGCCAGTAATACCTGAAGGTTTCCCTGAATGGAAAGAAACTATGGATTCCTGGGGATACAAAATGATAGCAGCAATTGAA GTGGTTGCTGAAATGGCAGCTATTGGGTTTGGTCTTCCAAAGGATGCATTCACTTCTCTTATGAAGCTG GGCCCGCATCTGTTAGCACCAACAGGGAGTGACCTTCAAAAATATGGTCAGGAGGGAACTATCTTTGCAGGATATCACTATGACCTTAACTTCCTAACAATTCATGGTAGAAGTAGATTTCCTGGTTTAAACATCTGGTTAAGAAATGGACAGAAAGTTGAAGTGAAGGTTCCAATAGGATGTCTTCTTATTCAGACAGGAAAGCAG ATAGAGTGGTTAACTGGAGGGGACTGCATAGCTGGCATGCATGAGGTTGTTGCCACAAAGAGGACACTTGATGCAATAAGTTTAGCACAAGAGCAGAATCGTAGCTTATGGAGAGTCTCTTCAACG TTGTTTGCACACATAGCATCAGATGCAGTTCTGAAGCCATTGGGACATTTTGCAGAATCACCCCTTGCAAGCAAATATCCACCTATGTGTGCAGGAGAGTATGTTGAACAAGAGCTTTCAGTAATCAATCTCAAGGGAAAGAAGTGA